A window of the Helianthus annuus cultivar XRQ/B chromosome 4, HanXRQr2.0-SUNRISE, whole genome shotgun sequence genome harbors these coding sequences:
- the LOC110934739 gene encoding uncharacterized protein LOC110934739, which produces MSLHFVAYSLQDLEKTVISSKNKIEEEEGAMFSQPEKATLNVAPFSSEVGVKGRVIGGRKVAKMVNKEHINNEEAASKKASSSSSETPSKCDHKPHKRSKKIDHNVHQVEGKMSSTFMVINADYHVPRSHPPKNN; this is translated from the exons ATGTCACTTCACTTTGTTGCATATTCTCTTCAAG ATTTAGAGAAGACGGTGATATCATCCAAAAATaagattgaagaagaagaaggggcCATGTTTTCTCAACCAGAAAAG GCAACTTTGAATGTAGCTCCCTTCAGTTCTGAAGTGGGGGTAAAGGGCAGAGTAATTGGTGGGAGAAAGGTGGCTAAAATGGTGAACAAAGAACACATAAACAACGAAGAAGCCGCTTCAAAGAaagcttcttcttcttcaagtGAAACCCCTAGTAAATGTGATCATAAACCACACAAGAGAAGCAAGAAGATAGATCATAATGTTCATCAAGTCGAAGGCAAAATGAGTTCAACATTCATGGTTATCAATGCTGATTACCATGTCCCAAGATCTCACCCGCCCAAAAATAACTGA
- the LOC110936655 gene encoding phosphatidylinositol 4-kinase gamma 6: protein MESPISNKMSVSLLNKRRVFVQTENGCVLGMELERKDDAHTVKRRMQLTLNVPTAETSLTFGDILLNNDLSAIRTDSPLLLTKNLMHRSSSTPCLSPTANALQQKDQSNVVEIIGHSGDFTETKELVDEIVIALRSNIEPVPVNGGLGGAYYFKNLNGESVAIVKPTDEEPFAPNNPKGFVGKVLGQPGLKQSVKVGETGFREVAAYLLDHDHFARVPLTSLVKITHSIFNLNDCVIGNAIQNNKGVSKIASLQQFIPHDFDASDHGSSRFPVADVHRIGILDVRIFNTDRHAGNILVRKVSDGEFGRVELVPIDHGLCLPECLEDPYFEWIHWPQASIPFSETELEYIKSLDANFDAKMLRKELPMIREACIRVLTLCTSFLKEAATFGLCLAEIGGMMSRQFRFSDQEPSELEVICLEAMKQVMGLSDTEEQIDEKDSKFAKSAMVNQTRALSYNQVGLGKKGRGKGRVKACANGVRSSAKESVGAPTSFVKVTDMNEDEWRLFLAKFKELVVPAMAARKISGINMRNNPRIGSSCQF from the coding sequence ATGGAAAGCCCGATATCAAACAAGATGTCTGTGTCACTTCTCAACAAACGGCGCGTGTTTGTCCAAACCGAAAACGGTTGTGTCTTAGGAATGGAACTGGAGAGAAAAGACGATGCCCACACGGTTAAACGAAGAATGCAGCTAACCTTAAACGTTCCAACTGCCGAAACCTCACTGACATTCGGTGACATCCTTTTGAACAACGATCTTAGCGCGATTCGAACTGATTCTCCGCTTCTGTTAACCAAGAACTTAATGCATAGAAGCTCGTCGACCCCTTGTTTGTCACCAACAGCGAACGCTCTCCAACAAAAGGATCAAAGTAACGTTGTCGAGATCATCGGGCATTCGGGTGATTTCACCGAAACAAAGGAGCTTGTGGACGAGATTGTTATCGCGTTGAGAAGCAATATCGAACCGGTTCCTGTGAATGGCGGGTTAGGTGGCGCTTATTATTTTAAGAACCTGAACGGTGAGAGTGTAGCCATTGTTAAGCCCACTGACGAGGAACCGTTTGCTCCGAATAACCCGAAAGGGTTCGTAGGAAAGGTTCTCGGGCAACCGGGACTGAAACAATCTGTTAAGGTAGGCGAAACCGGTTTTAGAGAAGTTGCAGCCTATCTTCTAGACCACGATCATTTCGCACGTGTGCCGTTAACATCTCTAGTAAAGATCACCCACTCGATCTTCAATCTAAACGACTGTGTAATTGGGAACGCGATTCAAAACAACAAAGGGGTTAGTAAGATTGCGTCGTTACAACAATTCATTCCTCATGATTTCGATGCTAGTGATCACGGAAGCTCAAGATTTCCCGTTGCGGATGTGCACAGAATCGGGATATTAGACGTTAGAATCTTTAACACGGACCGACATGCGGGAAACATACTGGTTAGAAAGGTGAGTGACGGTGAATTCGGTCGAGTTGAACTCGTTCCTATCGATCACGGCCTTTGTCTTCCGGAATGCTTGGAGGATCCCTACTTTGAGTGGATACATTGGCCTCAAGCATCGATCCCGTTTTCGGAAACCGAGCTTGAATACATAAAATCTCTAGACGCGAATTTTGACGCTAAAATGCTAAGAAAAGAACTACCCATGATCCGGGAAGCATGCATACGCGTGTTAACACTTTGCACCAGTTTTTTAAAAGAAGCTGCGACGTTCGGGCTCTGTCTAGCAGAAATAGGAGGGATGATGAGCCGACAATTCAGATTCAGCGATCAAGAACCAAGTGAGCTTGAAGTAATTTGCTTAGAAGCGATGAAACAAGTAATGGGTCTCTCTGATACTGAAGAACAAATTGACGAAAAGGATTCGAAGTTTGCGAAATCGGCTATGGTTAACCAGACCCGCGCTTTGTCGTATAACCAAGTGGGTTTGGGTAAGAAAGGAAGGGGAAAAGGGCGGGTGAAAGCGTGTGCTAATGGGGTGCGGTCGAGTGCGAAAGAATCGGTGGGTGCACCGACGAGCTTTGTGAAGGTGACGGATATGAACGAGGACGAATGGCGGTTGTTTTTGGCGAAATTTAAGGAGCTTGTGGTTCCCGCAATGGCTGCAAGGAAGATCTCGGGTATAAACATGAGAAACAATCCTAGGATTGGGAGTTCTTGCCAGTTTTGA